tggaagcggcaaaagctggcctacatggttttctagtcaaggttgtggcggagtacttccacttgctcggcaatgatgtagaactccccgtggacttccacgacatgtacagactactacgggaacaagaccttgacatcgcccaagtcaccttgttctctatgtaagtgatgaattgcgagtttcacatatcacctgcctttgaatcggtcaagactacttatatatgccacgatggcctgtccttgcaggttgatggcctatatatccaaggaactaaaacttgatgttatctatctatctccaatgcatattgctcaaagagtcatcattggttaccacctagatgacaatcatccaaccatgaaagacttgaccaagcgacaaagagaggcgcacaggaagaaactgatggacaatgagaagttgaacatttcaaggtacatactaggagcaatgaagaagatcaggagaaatgaGTGTAtcatagctgcctaccactttgggtaagtcgaagacatgcctgtagagataagtgggtagctagctagtattattatttctcgtcgtaacctgtattttgtttcaatggcgcagccaaggcctcgagggtcactggattgcatttatcatctaccctcaggatggcagggcctgcatatttgattcgttgagaatgccaaacttaaaaagggtacaaggcctttgaagattgcctcagagtgtaagtgactgaactgtcttctcatatgcgttctaatgccctgcctaatactagtacatttcgcatagcgcttataaggagtacgtgaaggatcctgaatgctatgatcgaagaacagagaattttaaggctaagcataagaaccgcatcaaaatcagacgcaactttccggtaagtatttgaaaggtttaattgtgctttctgttcataagcgttctaatgcctgtattctaatgcttgtgtatcgatcatgcagtgtgccaaacaactggtaggatcacaaacctgtggcttctacgtctgtgagtacctgagggagtgcaagcagtacagcagcagttgaagggtgctcaagaatggattgaactggtggagagacgtgcagagcacccaacactccttcaagcagacaaaggcggacatatgtaagtttgtcttagacaaatacgtgcttgaagggagcacattcttcaatgagaacagccagctagTGATTTTActggagtacgagaggctgagaaAATGGCctacgatgatgcgtccgcaagattactccttagggcatgtataacgactttaatatgtaaatgtaatgaattaacgatgacaagaacgactaagtgaatgtatatatatgtatattatctcatgtgtaatgcctgcatactttttaagtttaatctgtgaaatctggatgtgatttgaatttgaatttgaatttgaatttatatgcctgctgtatttttttttaattcaggaaataatttaccgaggcgggcaaataataatgcccgcaacggctaacgaacataaccgcggcgggccacgaaaggtgtccgccgcggtaaaataatttaccgcggcgggcggtgcaacgtgaccgccgtggtaaaagtatatttaccgcggcaggcacgttacaccgccgcggttaagccacgatttaccgtggcctctaggccgcggcggacggctttgcccgccgcggaaaataaaaaacgcccgcctccattaaagtttgtgtagtagtgagagctccggccaacgctggtgatTGTATTGTGTGTGTGCGCTCTATTCTCTCTTCCTCTTCTATCTCCAGTCGTAGTGTGTGTGCGAGAACgccggtgagcggtcggctcacccatGCGGGAGATCTCAGGACTAACACCAACTACATCCGGCATGTGATCTGCTGCTGCTTCCTATATCATCATCTTCTAACTATTGGGTGCTGTCAATGCGTAGCTTGGCCAAGTATCTTTTTCCACTACCTTTGCCTTCACCTGctgatggtggtggcggcggccataGGATTGCTGTAAGCTTCACACAGTCAAGCAGGAAGAGCTCTTCGAGCTTCGGGGCCATCACTGCATTCAGATCTAGTGTCTTCACTGCTGCACCAGTGAGGTCTAGACTGCGCAGGTCCGGAAAGGACCCTCTCAAGAGTAGATTCTTCGGTTTAGCCCACCCTTTCAAGGATATCTCTTCCAAAGAAACACATCCGTCAATAATGACGGTCTCAAggcagctgcagctgctgcttTCCACTGATAAACTCTTCATGCTGCCACCATTTTCTGACAGTTCAAGGTGCTCCATCTTGTCCTTGCCCGACAACAGGTATGTCCGATTGCTGCAGTTGATCTTGGACTTTGTAACTTTGAGCTTTCGGATGTTGTGCAGCCTCCCCTGCAGCATGTCCATGTTGAACTTCTCTTGTCCCATCACATGTAGCTCCCTGAGTTGAGCCATGAAATCCATCATCTTCTCAGACAGGAACTTGGAGCTTGAGTACCGCACGTCCAGCACCCACAGCTTTTCGAAGCACCGCCGGATGTCCTCCTCATTCGCTGCACCGTCGTCTGTGCTGCTACTTTCGTCCTGGCAATGGTCAAGCCAGAGAAACCTGAGGCTGTGGCAGCAGAGGAATGGAGGCGATGTGAGGCTGAATGTGCATGCTGATAGCTTGAGCACACAAAGCCTGTCGTATTGTTGGAACATGCCTTTAGGAATACGGCCACGCTGATCCTTAATCAGCGTGGATCCATAAGCTGGTGAAGTCCAGTATGCCATGCGCTCCTGCAGGCGCCTGACCACCGGAGATGCCGGCAACTGTGGACTCTGGTGGTAGTCTGCATCCAGCCGCATCTCGTGCTTCAAAGCATCACAAGATCGCCACAGCGTTTCAGCTGCAACATCATCACTGCCGACGACATCTCCCTGCTTCAGCTGTATGATTCCATCGCATATCCAGTAGTTGCAGCCATGGGTGGCCAGATCATAGTCAATCAAGTGGCCACCCATGCCGCAGAGCCTCATCGTGTACAGGAAGCAATCGGCGGCTGCTGTTTGCCAGTCGATGCCGCCAGTACTGAACTACTGATCATGCCCTTTGCAACTTCTGCCTCGCAGCGCAAAATCACGGAAAAACTGTACTCGCCGAGGTTAATGGCGGAGGTTGCTGAGAGAAAAACATCTGTTGATGATGCCGTCTTGCTCTCGAGGGCCCTGTCGACCTTCATCCTGGGGTAGAGCCGGAATCCCCCTTGGAATGACCACAGGGCCTTGTTCCTTGAGTACCCGGACAGTGGGAAGCCCAAGCTTTCAAGATCGATCTCATCGCAGCTCCCGTTGTTGAAGATCACCAAGAACCTTTGGCCCAGCGCTGCTTCTGTACGTGTTCATATATCTCCCTGGAGACCTTGGGTATCTCGAGGCGTGAGCCCTGGCCCACACCCCGGTAGTCGTCCTCCTCGTCTTGTGCATCAAACATCCCTATCACATGAGCGGGAAGCTGAAGCTGAACCGCGAGAGCCCTCTGCACCGCTCTCCTGCTCTCCCACTTGGAGCAATCGATGTGGATGATCTCTGAGAACTCCCGACCACCGCTGAGGCGTTGGCCTACGGCTCGGAGGACGGCAGATGCCCCCAGCCCATCCCAGCCATCAAAGTAGATGACATTGTGCCAGACACTGCCGGTAGTGTCATCATCGTCCTCCTTCAGTTCTTAGAGAATTCGTCTGATAGCTTCATCGATGGTGCTGGCCTTGATAACCTGCATCCAAAATGAATGCATATATGAGTCAGTCCCCTGTTGCAAACAAATTAAGCCATCGACTTGGGTTCGTTGGAATGTGATTCCGCTAATCCCGAGATTAATTAAGTGTTAAGTTTGTGGTCTACCTGTCAAACATATCCAACATATTGGTTCTGCCATGATCAGCAGCAACCCTTAGATCTTCTAGGGTTTGGCCCCCTGGCCCACAGCACGTCTATAAATAAGAGGAGATGTTGGAACCGAGCGCTGGAGATCGAGCTTGACGGCGGCGACTAGAACCCTAGAACACACAAGCGAGAACTGGACACAGAGAACACAGATGGCGCTGCCAATTACCGCAGCCTTTTCGGTTGTTTTTCTCATTCATAACATGTTCAGATTACACGGGCTTGGAGCCCGACATCCCCGCCACCACGACCCACTCTACGTGATTCGTTTCTTTCGGATCTCCGCAGGACGTGCACTCAGCGTCACGTTGTGACGGGGCCAGAGCTAACACAGCGGTCACAGCGTGGCACGGACACATCTCGTCCGCCTACGATTCTACGCTAAGCAAACAACTACGACACGTCCCATCGGGATTACAGATTATGTACATGACTTATTCAACAACTAACAAATCACCCCCTTAATCCCGTTGTACCTTGACGACTCCAAGCCTCTGTCTGAGCTTCACATGCCTGATCCTGCCAAGGGCCTTCGTGAGGATATCGTGATCCACATCAACCACGCCATTCTCAATGCACTAAAGCGAGTATCAATGTGTTTACTCCGATCATGGTGTACTGGATTTTTGCTCAGCTCTATGGCTGACTTATTGTCAACAAGAAGCCTGAACTTCTAAATCTCACTGCCTGTCAAGTCGgctaccagcatactgagccatacccttgtagggtcgagatggcggactagagggggtgaatagtcatttctaaaattaatcgcaccggctaaccgaaacaaatgcggaattaaaactatcggtctagccaagactacacccctctatctaagttctctagcaccttagAAAAGATcaaaattaggcaacaaaggtaccgggctagctagagctcatctaaccaattctaggaaggtcacacaaacctatgccagtAATACTTCAAGCTTGGGGAGCTCCTATACAACTAGTATgtaaaagcacaaagcctaagctcactagcaatgctcaataacaaggcaaccaataccaaattagagagcgtaaaatacttagctacacaaactaagcaatgtaactaacaaggttGCTAAAACCAAATTAGACACGCAAGTgatctatgctacacaagcaaagaAGATAACTACCaggctactaaagctaaactagttataagagcaactacacaagcacaatattttgaaagtaaatacaagcttgtgtatggggaatgcaaaccaatgggaagaataatattgacatggtgatttttctcccgaggttcacgtgtttgccaacacgccagtccccgttgtgttgaccgctcacttagtgattcggcggctaattggcatcacccaccaagcccacacgttgggcaccGGAAAAACTTACCCACAagcgagggtagctcaatgacacgctctactagtgttACTCTTCACGGCTCCCCCGGGGTGAGCACGATACCCCCCACAAatccttctctggagcaccgcacaatcttcttacgTGCTTCACAATGGAGAACTCGTCACCAagttgtctaggaggtggcaacctccaagagtaacaagcaccaccggcttgcaactcgaacacctagtgccactcgatgcaatctcacaatgcaacgcactagaatcactcactcacaatcgattcgcactcttgtaagcacaagtgagttagaggacatccaagcactcctacacaagccacataggcaagAGGGTGCTCAGCAGCCAGCCCAAGGCCGGCTAGTGCTTTGTTTTATAGCCCTCAAGCAAATAGAGcaattataccccttcactgggtttACTACGTGACGACCGGACGCGCatgtgcagtgaccggacgcatccggtccctaTGTCCGATCGCTCTGACTCCGCCATGTGTCACTAGTCATTGCCACGAACGGCGCCTCATTCGCCTATGCGCTCACACCCCTGAGCGGACATGCCTCCAAGCCATGACCGGACCCGCCTCAGCTAGAATCCGGTCATGGTCCAAAACCACACCGAGATCTCCCAGACAcgatcggatgtgtccggtcacttatgaccggacgctccaccaCGTCCGCTCATCCTTTGCACTCTATGCCGTCCCATGAACAGtagcagcagcgcgtccggtcttgccagcgtccgatcacatcacTCCACTACGCGCTCTCTGCTCAAcaagaccggacgctgaagccaaTGACCGGACGTGCCACGCGCTGAGTCTGGTCAGTGTCCCAGCACTACCTGAGGCTTAGGGTTTggcactagacgcgtccggtctccTGAggacagtgtccggtcaccccggtgACCTACTTCTCGGcttcttttcttcaccaacttattcttctttgcaaatgtgccaacaccaccaagtgtacaccaccatatgaaagtgtgttagcattttcacagacattttcaaaggattagtcactcaattcaccatgccactcaatcctagcaatgatgcaaagttagatcattcgagtggcactagatgaccgatatgcaaacaagtttgcctctcttgatagtatgaccatctatcctaaacccgatcataaacttctctacacacctatgatcggtgaaatgaaatgccctataggttatacctttgccttgcgcattccattccatcttctccgatgtgaatgcaacacatgcaccaacatgatcaacaatgatatgatccacttcatatcatcatgtgaccgtattggttcatcgatcttgactttacacttgcttcggtccatcggcgccatgtcatcactcaacttgcccttcacacttgcaaccgatccatcgagccaagccttgtcttaatcttctccactttagtcacatgactccatgtcatgtctcatatgcaataagctccttcatcacatgtgtgagccttgcaacaaatccaagcaatttcacctccatggcatgtgttgcttacacaagtgtacctgtggactaattacctgtatATCTTACattaaatacaattagtccacctaaggttgtcactcaattaccaaaaccaaataaggacctttcaacccCCTAAcatgctcctgctgctgctgcaacatATTCTGTCTCACAAGTAGATAAGGCCACCACCTTTTGTTTTTGTGAAACCCAAGTCACCAGATTGGATCCCAGGAAGAATGCCACTCCAGATTTGCTCTTATGGTGTACTAGATCACCAGAATGATCATTGTCTATATACCCCAGCAGAGACAACTCTGAACTTCTTCCTTTCTTGTATTTGAGCCCAAGATGGATTGTGCCTGCAACATATCTAACAATCCTCTTCACCACAGTCCAATACTCTTTATTTGGTGTTTCCATGAACCTTCTAGCAACTCCAACAACATATGCTATATCAGGTCTTGTGTTCACAAGATACCTCAAACTGCCAATAATGCCTCTGTACCTTGTAGCATCCTTCTCAGCTCCAGGTTTTGTTGTCATAAGTCTGACACGTTGCTCAACTATTTTCTTGGTATAGGCACTCTGACAAATAGTaatgttggtgtttcgagttgccaccgactagtaaatttctaatattgcatgtctggctcggatggtgtgctaagaggacacgaggtttatactggttcgggcagaatgtccctacatccagtttgttgctgctgctcatgttactagcactgaaagttcatagtaggggttacaaatggtcgagagagggacaggtcccaagtctttggtgagaGGAGCAAAcgggtgccaagagctcggtcgcttcccggttgtgtgcttgtgtgttctaattAGTTTGGGGTTTGATGGGTTTGAGTCcccttcatgggatgccctgctttcccttttataggccaagggaaagcacgggttatagtggagggaaaataggagaatgagaaggagaagaagtc
This sequence is a window from Miscanthus floridulus cultivar M001 chromosome 10, ASM1932011v1, whole genome shotgun sequence. Protein-coding genes within it:
- the LOC136488389 gene encoding uncharacterized protein; its protein translation is MGGHLIDYDLATHGCNYWICDGIIQLKQGDVVGSDDVAAETLWRSCDALKHEMRLDADYHQSPQLPASPVVRRLQERMAYWTSPAYGSTLIKDQRGRIPKGMFQQYDRLCVLKLSACTFSLTSPPFLCCHSLRFLWLDHCQDESSSTDDGAANEEDIRRCFEKLWVLDVRYSSSKFLSEKMMDFMAQLRELHVMGQEKFNMDMLQGRLHNIRKLKVTKSKINCSNRTYLLSGKDKMEHLELSENGGSMKSLSVESSSCSCLETVIIDGCVSLEEISLKGWAKPKNLLLRGSFPDLRSLDLTGAAVKTLDLNAVMAPKLEELFLLDCVKLTAILWPPPPPSAGEGKGSGKRYLAKLRIDSTQ